TCGTAGTTTTTGAAGTAAAGACCCGCCGCTTTCCGTTCCCCCCTCACGGGAAGTTAGGCTTTTCGGGATTGCAGTACTTTTGTTAGGATTTGTAGCAGGCGTTGTTGAGCTGTCAAGTCAACTTCTTAACTGTGTACAAAAATTAATTACTATTGGCACATAAGGTTGGTTTGTTCATTTAGGGCAGCGCAACGGCAGGGTGTGTGTTTATGGGTGATTTTGCTGGATCTTCAGACGTCACAGGCGGGATGGATCAGAGATGTGTCGGTCTGCGTTGTTTCTGGCTTAGTCATGCCCTCCTGGTTTAGGGCTCATAGGCCTGGGCGATGCCCGCGCCTGAGGTTTCGCGGTAGAGGGCCGGTAGTGCCTGGCCGGTCTCTTTCATGACCCGGACGATGGTGTCGAAGGAGACCTTGTGCTGGCCGTCGGATAAAAGGGCAAAGTGACAGCAGCTGAGGGCACGCGAGGCGGCATGGGCGTTGCGCTCGATGCAGGGTATCTGCACCAGCCCGCCGACCGGATCGCAGGTCAGGCCGAGGTGATGTTCCAGCCCCATCTCGGCGGCGTATTCGATCTGGGCCAGCGAGCCGCCATGCAGCCTGGTCGCCGCCGCCGCCGCCATGGCACAGGCGGTGCCGATCTCCCCCTGACAGCCGACCTCGGCGCCGGAGATAGAGGCGTTGGTCTTGACCAGATTGCCGATCAGACCGGCAACTGCCAGGGCGTGCAGAATATCCTGCCGACTGCAGTCGAGGCTCTCATCCAGATAATGCAGCACCGAGGGGAGCACCCCGCAGGAGCCGCAGGTTGGAGCGGTGACGATGGTTCCACCGCAGGCGTTCTCTTCGGCGACCGCGTAGGCGTAGGCGCAGAGCAGCCCGTTCTGTTTCAGATGTGGACCGAAGAGCGAGGCCTTGCGATAGAAGGATCGCGCCTTGCGCGCCAGGCCCAGGCCGCCGGGAAGGGCGCCCTCCTGCTGCAGACCGCGCGTGATGGAGAGCTGCATCGCCGCCCAGATCTGATCCAGATACTCTTCAATTCCATCCCCCTCGCAGGCCTGAACATAATCAACGAGCGAGGTTCCCTGTTTTTCACACTGATTTAGAATTGCGGCCAGTAAGGTGAGGGTATAAACCGGCTGGGTTGTCTGGGTAATCGGTCCGCTCTGATCGAGCAGCGCGCCGCCGCCGACGCTGTAGACCTCCCAGCTTGCAAGCACATCTCCGGTTGCCGAAAGGCTCTCAAAACGCATGCCGTTGGGGTGCAGCGCGAGTTGCTGCTCGGGAGACCAGACAATCTCCAGAGGCCGGGGAGAGAAGCTTTCATTCAGAGCCTGATCGGTCAGATGACCGCGACCGGTGGCGGCCAGGCTGCTGAACAGGGTCACACGGTAGCCGGGCGCATTGGGCTGACGCTTGAGAAAAAGCTGCGCGGCGGTCCGTGGTGCCATGGTGTGGCTGCTCGAAGGGCCCTGGCCGATACGATAAAGCTGGCGGATCGATTCCATCGTGGTCATTTCGGTCATCCTTTAAAGGTGAATGCCTCACTGACACTATACCTCATCTCACTGCAGGCGGGTTTCTGGGGCCCTATCCCAGATCTTGCGTGTCGCGCAGCTTGCGGTAGAGCGAAAACAACATTGCACCGATCAAAAGGACCCCCAACCCGAGCACGGCCAGTGGCTGAACTCTCTCCAGGGGGAATAATCTTCAGATCATGGGACGTCCTGAATTTAAGCCCTGTTCGGATTAAAAATAGGGTTGTAACCCTTCTGGAATATGCTCCCATTTACCGAAGATACGCTGGCTGACTGGGACGTTTGCCGGGCTGACCTCTGCCAGCCATGTTTCGGAAAACTGTCGGGTTGCCGTTGGTCCAAGTAATATCTCAGATGAGACTGCACGACGAATGACGCGCGCGACCTCTCCAGAGTCAAGGGGAATCGTCCATTCGTCCGGTTCCAACTTGCCTTCCTGCATGAGCTGAACCTGAGCGTAGCTGACCGTGAGTCGCAGACGGTGCCAACGGATCAGCGGGATAAGTTGAGGCGATATCTCGAGGCGCGAAGCCGCTGTGGACAGGTTCCAGAGCGCGGTGTCCTGGCCGGTCTGCTGCCATAGTTCAACCTGCTGCTGGAGCTGTTTCGCTTCCCCGCAGAGGGCGAGTTTGCGGATGAAGCCCGCACGGGTGACCGTTTCCCAGGGGCGCTTGTCTAACTGGGCGACGCGACGCAGGGCGGCAGCTTTTTGATGGCGATGCTTGAAGACAAAGGAACAGTAATTGACTGGCAGGTTTAGCTGAGTGCGATGAACAAAGCTGAGAATCTCGAGTGCCGCCAGTTCTGAATCGAGCACGGTAATCTTTTCGCCATGCAGGAAGGTGTAGTTTCTCTCGTTCATCTGTCTGAAGTTGTGCTGGGTCAGGCGCAACTGGTGAAGATTGAGGTGATTAACCCCAAGTTCTGGCAGCTCCGGCAGGACCTGTTTGAGGGTCGAAACTGCTTCTGGAACTGCTGGGATCTCAATGCTGATCACCGGGATCAACCCTTTGGCCTCGGCAATCTTATGGCACTTGTAGCCCGTCGCGCCGATATCAAAACGGATCTCATCGAGCCCCGCCTCTGCCAGTTGTCCGGCAATCTCACGCGTCAGCAGGATGCCGTTGGTGTACATCCAGAGGTGACCATGTTTCCCCAGTCCCTTGCGTGCGGCGCGCAGAAAGGCCAGGGTGCGGTTCAGGGTCAGCAGAGGTTCACCTCCGCTGATGCTGGACCCGCTGAAACCGAGTCGTTTCAGGTAAGTTGTGTAGCTCCGGGGGTGCCTGAATGACAGATTGTTGGTTGCCGGAATTTCACCCCGGTCCTGCGCGGTGGGACAATAAAAACAGCTGGCGTTGCAGCTGGCGTTGATAAACAGACAGGACCAGTTACCGGCGACACATTGCTGGCATCCGGGGGAGAGCTCGCCGATATGTGGTTTGGTTCCACCCGCTGTCCACTGCAGCTGCTCAGCCAGTGAGGCGAGCAGCTCCTGTCGCTTTCGGTCCGCTGATACCTGGCGCCGGCGGCCGGGAAATTTAAGGGCGCGATAGTATAGGCCAAATTCGTCCTCGTTGCCGGTGATCAGCCGACGAGATAACCCTGGTAAGTTGGGCATATATGTGGAGCTCCAGTGGGAAAATATGTTCGCCTGAATCAGCGAGGGCTTGCCTGGAAAAGGCGAGCTTACGGATGTCCTGCTATTAGCGCTTAACGCGGTTTTTTTGCAATCAAGAAATGCAGACGAACCAAAAACGCCCCGCCGATTGCGGCGGAGCGTCATTCACTCATCTGCATAAGAAGAGAGCCCTGGGCGGTACGTGCTCAACCCGAGGCTGTAGGTTAGAGTGCTTCAGTCAAGCGTATTTCTGTCAGCAACTCCTCTTCCTTACAGCGTCGCTCGTCCCAGCCGAGTTCGGTCTGCATGATCTCCATTACGCGTGGTGCCGCGGTGCGTGCAGCCTGGGTGTCGAGCAGGGCCAGGGGCATGCGCCGTGCCAGAACATCAATGACTCGTTCGGCCATTTCATGGCGTACGGCATAGAGGACTTCGGCCTCTAGTACCGGATGATTCTCGACCAGACGTCTGCCGCCGTCTTCCTTCGCCAGAATTGCGATATGCTCAGCCTGGTCGCCGTAGGTGCGATTTAGATAGGCGGCGACATCGGTGTCAAAACCATATTTTCTGCTCAGCTCCAAATCTCCCTTTTCGGCATAGGTGGCCCCGCCGATAATCGCCAGGCCTTCAGTCTGGCAGGCTGGAATGGCTGGCGACAGCTGGAAGTTTTTCAGGGCATGATCCACAGTGTCTTCAGCCATCTTGCGGTAGGTCGTCCATTTCCCCCCGGCTATGGTCAGCAGGCCGGTCGGGCTCAAATCCAGAATATGATCACGGGCCAGGCGGGCGGTATCGACCGCCTGGGGGTCGGAGACCAGCGGGCGCAAACCGGACCAGACCGCCTTGACATCCGAGCGCTCAACGCTGAGGTTAAAATAACGCGTCACATGGCGCAGCAGGTAGGCGATTTCAGCTTCAAGGGGCTTGGGGTGCTCACTGATTTCGGCCGGCTCGTCAGTGGTGCCGACCAGGGCATGATCTTCCCATGGCAGGACGAACAGCACCCGGCCATCTTCAGTCTGGGGGATCATCAGCCCGGTGTCAGGTGGGGCGAAGCGCTTATCCAGTATGATGTGAATCCCGCTGCTGGCCGACAGAATTTTAGGTACCTGCGGGTTGTCGAGCCTGCGGATCTGGTCGGTAAAGGGGCCGGTTGCGTTGATCACACCTTTGGCGCGTACCTGCCAGGTTTTCCCAGTTAACGAATCGCACAGCTGCACGCCGCAGATTTTGCTCCCGTCTTTGATGAGGTCTTTGACTGCCACATGGTTGGCGATTACGGCACCCTGTTGGGCTGCGGTCAGGGCCAGGGAGAGCGCCATGCGTGCATCGTGAAACTGGCCGTCGTAATAGAGGACCCCGGCCTTCAACCCTTCGGCCTTTACCGTCGGGAAACGGCGCAGGACTTCCTTGCGACTGAGCAGGCAACTGTGGCCGACGCTGCGTTTTCCCGCCAGGATATCGTAGAGCTTGAGTCCGGCGAACACATAGGGGACGTCGATCCAGCGGTAGAGCGGAGTAACCAGCGCCAGCCGGTTCGACAAATGAGGTGCGTTCTTCAGCAGGGTGTAGCGTTCGCGCAAACCATCCTTCACCAGATTGTACTGGACCCGGTCGAGTTTTTTGACCGCCATTTCCAGATAGCGCACCCCGCCATGGACCAGTTTGGTGCTGCGGCTGCTGGTCCCTTCGGCGAAGTCGTTCTTCTCAACCAGGGCCACTTTCAGCCCCCGGCTGGCGGCATCCAGTGCGACGCCACAACCGGTGGCGCCTCCGCCGATGACCAGCAGGTCGTAGCTGCTGCCATCTTTTAAGTGCTGGAGATACTGGCTTCGTTGCATGATTACTCCTGATTTGGTGTTTTCCTGACAACTAGGCAATACTAGCAAATATAGAAACATATTAGGTAAACGCTTTGATATTCTTTAATATGTCACAAATTGACTCAGATGGAGGCATCTTATGAGGGAAGGCCATATCCTTGCCATCGATCAGGGGACGACCAGTTCCCGGGCGATGATTTTTGACCAGAGCGGACACTGTGTTGCGCGGGCTCAGCAGGAATTTCGTCAGATCTACCCGCGGGATGGCTGGGTCGAGCATGACCCGGAGGAGATCTGGAAATCTGTGCTGGCGGTCTGTCGTGACGCGTTGCAACAGGCCGAGCGGATAGGGATTCAGGTCATCGGCATCGGCATCACCACTCAGCGCGAAACCACCATAATCTGGGAGCGTAAAACCGGCAAACCGCTTTACAACGCGATTGTCTGGCAGGATCGCCGCACCGCTGAATATTGTGCCGAGCTTAAACGGTCTGGACATGAAGCGAAGGTCGCTAAAAAGACCGGCTTGCTCCTCGATCCTTATTTTTCTGGTACTAAGTTAAACTGGATTCTCGGGCATGTCGAGGGCGCGCGGGCCAAGGCCGAAAAAGGGGATCTGGCCTTCGGCACCATCGACAGCTTTCTGCTCTGGCGGCTGACTGGAGGGAAGGTGCACGCAACGGATGCGACCAATGCTTCTCGAACCCTGCTGTTCAACATCCATGAACAAAAATGGGATGAATCACTGCTCGAACTGTTCAATATCCCTGCTGCACTGCTCCCCGAGGTGAAGGACTGTGTCGCCGATTATGGCACGACCGACGCGCGTGTCTTTGGCCGGGCCATTCCGATTGGTGGCATCGCCGGGGATCAGCAGGCCGCTGCCATCGGCCAGGCCTGCATCGAGCCGGGGATGATCAAGAGCACCTACGGCACCGGTTGTTTTGTTTTGATGAACACCGGCGAGAAGGCCTTCCGTTCGCAGAATCGTCTCTTGACCACGGTCGCCTATCGCATCGCCGGCAAGACCAGTTACGCCATCGAAGGTTCGATTTTTGTTGCCGGGGCGGCGATCCAGTGGCTTCGCGACGGGCTTGAATTGATTGGCTCGGCCGGTGAGGTCGAGGGGCTGGCGCAGGGGCTCGAATCAAACCGTGGCGTGTATCTTGTCCCGGCGTTTACCGGATTGGGCGCGCCTCACTGGGACCCTGACGCCCGTGGAGCGATCTTCGGTCTGACGCGCGATACCGGCATTGCGGAAATTGCGCGCGCCACCCTCGAATCGGTGGGATATCAGACCTATGATCTGATGGAGGCGATGAAACGTGACAGCCAGACAGGATCGCTGAGCTTGCGCGTGGATGGCGGGATGGTGACGAATAACTGGTTTCTGCAGTTTTTGGCGAATATTCTCGATATTTCGGTCGAACGACCGCGCGTCATCGAAACAACCGCACTGGGCGCGGCTTATCTGGCGGGAGTACAGTTCGGTCTGTTCACGTCGTTGGCCGATATCAAAAAGCATTGGCAAGGTGACGCTCTGTTCACGCCGCGGCTTGCCCCCTCGGCGCGGAAAGAGCTGTTGCGCGGCTGGGAGAAGGCGATATCAAGGGTTTTGGAGGCGGAGAATTGAGCCCTGGAGGGAGTATGTCTGAACAAAATTTCGATCTGTTCCGTGCCGAACTCTCCGGCAAGGTGGTGTTGGTGACCGGCGGCGGCAGCGGCATCGGCGCGGCGATCGCCGAAGCCTTCTGGCGGCAGGGAGCCAGGGTCGCAATTCATTATCATCACAGCGATAAACAGGATATCTCAGCGCTGGCTCAAAGGATTTGTGCTGCTGGCGGCGAGGCCTTGAGCCTGCAGGCTGATTTTGGTTCAAGTCCTGAAGTTACGGCCACCGTAGCCAAGGCCATAGCGCATTTCGGGCGTCTCGATATCCTGGTCAATAACGCCGGCAGTATGATCGCCAGACGCACCCTGGAAGAGGTGGATGATGATTTTATCGAGCAGGTTTTTGCCCTCAATGCCCGTTCGGTCGTTACGGCCTGCCGCGCTGCGCTCCCCATTTTTACCCTGCAGGGGGCAGGTTGCATTATCAACGTCAGTTCCATCTCGGCGCGCACCGGCGGCAGCCCGGGGTCTTCAATCTACAGCGCCTCCAAGGCCTTTGTCAGCACCTTGACCCGCTCCCTGGCTCGCGAACTGGCGGAGCGGAACATCCGGGTCAACGCGATCTCGCCAGGCACCATCGACACCGCCTTTCACGAACTGTTTTCTAACCGTGAAAAACTCGAAAAAACGCGGGTCGGCATCCCCTTGCAGCGCCTTGGCGAGCCAAATGACTGCGCAGGGACTGCTCTCTATCTGGCCTGCCCGAGTCTGAGCGGTTATGTGACGGGTCAGGTTATCGAGATCAACGGTGGCCAATTAATGGCTTGAACAGGGTCCAATATTCAGGAACTCCATAACGAAAATGCGCGGCTTTGTGCCGCGCGAAATATCAATGCGTTTCCGTGACCTTGCGCAGTGCAGGATGTTCATCGGGGTTGATGCCGTAGTGTTCAGCCAGGGCGACGCAGGTGAGCTGTGAGATATAGGCTAAAAGTGGAGTGCGCGCCCAGCGTACCTCAGGAAACGGCATTTGCAGGTGCGCCGCTGGTGTCTGCTCACAGCCTAAACAGAGAGAAGGCACCGAACGCGCCAACAAGGCGGTGGTCACTGCCTCCTGGCTGTCCATTGGTTCATCGGCCGCTGTGAAAAGCACCACCCGGTCTTGCGGGCTGGCTACCGCAATCGGGCCGTGCAGGTATTCGGCGGTTGAATAAGCGAAAGCTGGAATGCCGACGGACTCCTGCAGCTTCAGCGCGGCATCCAGTGCCCCGGCAACCGAAGGGCCGCGTGCCAGCCAGGTGACAGTGCGGGCACCGGTTAGAAATTCGGCAAGTTTGGTGGGTACACCAGCGGCATCGATGCTCAACATGCAATCCGCCAGCTGTGCTGCCGCCACCTCAATCTCATATCCAGCCAGTGCCGCGGCGATGAAGAATTGGGCGATAACACTCTTGGTCGCAGGTACGGCGAGCTCAGGACCGCAGCCCAGGCGCAGCACATGTTGCGCAGATTTCAGCACATAGGCATCGGCCGCGTCAGCTTCTGAAATGGCGACCACCAGCGCACCCCGTTTCTTCAGCCATTCGGCGCTCGCAGCGACATCAGTTGATCTCCCCGAATAGGAAAACGCGTAGACCACGGCATCACTCCAGTCGGCATCTGGCAGAGGCTGTGTCGTAAGCCAGGGTCGAAACTCAACCGGTTGATGTCCGGTTTGCAGGGTAAACAGGTAGGCGGCAAAGGTGCAGACGTTCCCTGAACTGCCACGCCCGATCAGCACCACCCGTGGCCGATCTGCGACCAATTGGCGAATCCTGGTGGCTTCGCGCTGCCAGCGTGCGGCTTCTGCACGCAGCATTTGCGGTGCCGTGCGCGCTTCTTGAGCCATATAACTCGTTGATGTCAACATGGTCATTTCTCCTTCGAGGGGGTGGTTTCAAGCGCCTTGGCCCGCCAGTAAAACTCGCTCGGCACATTGTTATGTTGATGACCAAGGATACGGGCACGCATGCCCACGTCATCGCCAAATAAAGCGGGTATCTGACTGGGATAGTGACGGAGCACTGCCAGCTTTTCTTCGACATCAACCGGTACGGCGTAGTGCCCGGCGGGGGACCGTTGCAGACGGGCGAGTGCCTGCAGAGGGCTATCCTGGTCGCCGCGGCCGATACGCGTATCGGCCACGTAGGGGAAATCTTCGTAAAACAGCAGTATGGCCCCAGCCGCAGCCAGGCGAACCGCCACTTGCGCGCAGATCTGATGATCAACATGATGCCCGATACCCAGAGGGCTCAAGAGCAGAATTTTGCCCAGATTAAGACACAGGCGGCGCAGCACCAGATAGAGCTCCTCGCTGTGCGCCAGGTCTTCGATGCGTGGCGATATCCAGCGTTCGCGAGCACTGAGATAAATCAGTTTGCCGGTCAATGGGCTGCGACGATAAATGCCGTCGGCAAAGCCGAGATGGACGAAGTCGGTGTCAACCGAGTGCATGGCTGCGATATCTTCGCGCCGCCGGGTCTGAGAACTGACGTAACCCCGGCGGTGTGAAATCTTGCTGTTGCCCTTGCTGGTCAGAACGCGTGGGGTGGCACAACTGACACTGACCACCAGGGTTGAGACCCGATCGCGCAGGGCGTGGAGTAAGCCACCGCAGCTCAACGCGGCGTCGTCCAGGTGGGGGGATAAAATCACCACCCGCTCAAATTCACTCCAGTCAAAGCGTTCAAGTAAGGGGAGTGTCTTCATAGGGCGCTCGGCAGCAAATCCCCATAGACTTCTCGGGCACGGGCCAGCATGCTCCGGGCAATCGCCTCCTCGCCGACCAGCGGATTAGCGGCCAGCGCGGCGACCAGTGCCTGCGGGTTGCCGTTTGCCGCGGCTTGCGCGGTGAGTCGCTGGTAGCGTTCAAGCTGTGTGGCGAGGCCCGTAAAAGGGACAGGCAGATCAGGTGCCGCCAGCCGCTCGATCCCGTCGCTTGAGACCCTTACGCGCGTCTCGATGACCGTATCGGCGGCAAAAGCGAGCGTCGCCCCCTGGTTGGGCAGGTTCAGCACCAGCTCGTGGGGGGTAGGTGACGCCAGGGCCCGAATCACATTGACGGCTAAATCCCCGAATCCCGCCGAACCGCGATAGGTGCGCAGGTGCGGCGTTGCGCTTTTCCCTTCGCTCTTAAAGTGGGCATAGTACCTGTCCAGCGACGCCGCTACCACATCGCTGCGCGGTCCGACGCGCTCTGCCTGGGAGACAAAGGCTGCGGGGAACAGATAATAGGGCAGATAAGAGTTTGGCCAGTACCCGGGATTCTCCTCGGCTAAATGCCGGGAGAATTCAAAGCGCAGTTTGTGCTCTTCATCGAACTCCGGCGGTGCCACCAGCGGTGCCGACATTTCCCCTAACGGGGCACCATCAAGCAGGATATCGCTGTACCAGGTGGCGTGGTTGAGACCGTTACAGCGAAAATGATAAGGGGCCTGAGCGCCGAGCGCCTGGACGATGGCCTGCAGGTCTTCATCCGATTGATCGCAGAGACCGATCACTTTCACGCCACCCTGATCGACCAGGGCCTGGGTCACAATGTTACTCGGGTTGGTGTAGTTGAGGATGAGCGCCTGTGGCGCCAGGGCTTTCACCTTGGTCGCGACGCGTAAGGCTTCCGGTACTGAGCGCAGGGCAAAGAAGAAACCACCCGGGCCAACAGTCTCCTGGCCGGGAATGTCAAACTCCAGCGGCAGGGTTTCATCAATGCGGCGGGCCTTAAGGCCCCCTGGGCGGGTTGAGTTAAGAATCAGGTCCGCCCCTTCAATGGCCGCTTCGAGGGAGTCGGCAACCTCGACGTTAAAGACCCCGGCGTTGCGGGCCATGGCGCTGGTGAGTCGTGCGACAATCGCCAGCCGGTCGACATCGGTATCGTACAGCCGCACGGTTTTCAACGGCAATTCAGCTGCGTGCAGAATTAACGCCTGCAGCAGCCCCGGGGTGTAGGCGCTACCGCCCCCCAATATACTTAAGGTTTGCATAAAGTCCCTTCGCTTAAGTCAGCCATAATGCTGGGATCCGTGATCAGACCACCAGTTTGCTTTAGAATTCGTGCCGCCGCATCGGTACCGAGCTCTACCGCTGCCTTGGGTGTGGCACCGCGCAGCAGACCTGCAATCACACCGCCACAGAAGGCGTCGCCGGCTCCGGTTGGATCAAGGACCAGGGTTTTCACTGCCCGGTTTTGTATCGCCGTTCCCTCAAGTCCGCCGCAAACACCGTTGGCCGCGAGGGTGACCAGCACCGAATCTGCTGCACCGGCCAAACGCTGTGGTGCCGTGGCGACATCGCTACAGGCCCTCAGCGCTTCTTTCTCGTTGAGAACCAGCAGATCCCAGGCGGGGCTGTTGCGCCTGGCAAGCTGGTCCAGTCGGCCTGGGCTCCAACTGCCACTGACTGAAATTCGTGCCCCATCCCGCCGTGCTTGCGCCAGAGGCTCTTCAAGTCGATCAGCCTCTTCCAGGCCCGGCACGTGTATCCAGCGACTTTTGGGGAGCTGCTTAACCTTGGTCAGAACCTCAAACTCGCTCGTGCTCACGAAAGAGCGGTCACTTGAATTGGAGAAGACCAGCGAAATGGCCGGGTTATCGCTCGCCGCGAGTGGTTCGAGCCTGATCCCCAGACGTTTTGCCAGCAGCACCACCGCTTGATCAACGATGCCCTGTCCCAGCGGGACGCACAGGCAGACCTGCAATCCGAGGGCAGCAGCGACCGTCGCACTGTTGAGCGCTCCACCCAAGGCCAGTTGTATGCCGTCAACGAACAGCTCTTCCCCTGCGGGTGGGCGTTGGTGAGGTGGGACAAAGACCTCAAAATAGGCCATCCCGACAACGACAAGATCAGTTTCGCGTTCGGTCATCAGACGCTCCGCACGGCTTGCATAAATTTTTCACCCCAGTTCACCACGTCGTTTTCGGTGACGATGGCGGCCATCCGTTGGCAACGATAGGTCATCTCATCCGCACCCATAGTGAGTGCTTGATGGAGGGTTTTCGACATAGAGTCGGCATCGTAGGGATTGGTCAGCAGCGCCCCATGCAGTTCGACTGCTGCGCCGGCAAATTCTGAAAGAACCAGAACCCCAGGAGTTTCGGTGACGCTTTTTGTGGCGACATATTCCTTGGCCACCAGATTAAGCCCGTCTCGCAGTGGCGTGATCCAGGCAACATCGCAGGCCGCGTAGTGCGCAATGACCTCTGCGTAAGGGAGGGAGCGATAGAAATAGTGCACGGGTGTCCACTCAATGGTTGCGAAACGGCCATTGATGCGGCCAACGATCCGATCGACCTCAATTCGCAGGCTTTCATAAATCTCCATGCCGGGGGCTGCAGGCGTGATGATATTGAGCAGGGTAACGCTACCGCGCAG
Above is a genomic segment from Geopsychrobacter electrodiphilus DSM 16401 containing:
- a CDS encoding L-serine ammonia-lyase, iron-sulfur-dependent, subunit alpha, giving the protein MESIRQLYRIGQGPSSSHTMAPRTAAQLFLKRQPNAPGYRVTLFSSLAATGRGHLTDQALNESFSPRPLEIVWSPEQQLALHPNGMRFESLSATGDVLASWEVYSVGGGALLDQSGPITQTTQPVYTLTLLAAILNQCEKQGTSLVDYVQACEGDGIEEYLDQIWAAMQLSITRGLQQEGALPGGLGLARKARSFYRKASLFGPHLKQNGLLCAYAYAVAEENACGGTIVTAPTCGSCGVLPSVLHYLDESLDCSRQDILHALAVAGLIGNLVKTNASISGAEVGCQGEIGTACAMAAAAATRLHGGSLAQIEYAAEMGLEHHLGLTCDPVGGLVQIPCIERNAHAASRALSCCHFALLSDGQHKVSFDTIVRVMKETGQALPALYRETSGAGIAQAYEP
- a CDS encoding radical SAM protein is translated as MPNLPGLSRRLITGNEDEFGLYYRALKFPGRRRQVSADRKRQELLASLAEQLQWTAGGTKPHIGELSPGCQQCVAGNWSCLFINASCNASCFYCPTAQDRGEIPATNNLSFRHPRSYTTYLKRLGFSGSSISGGEPLLTLNRTLAFLRAARKGLGKHGHLWMYTNGILLTREIAGQLAEAGLDEIRFDIGATGYKCHKIAEAKGLIPVISIEIPAVPEAVSTLKQVLPELPELGVNHLNLHQLRLTQHNFRQMNERNYTFLHGEKITVLDSELAALEILSFVHRTQLNLPVNYCSFVFKHRHQKAAALRRVAQLDKRPWETVTRAGFIRKLALCGEAKQLQQQVELWQQTGQDTALWNLSTAASRLEISPQLIPLIRWHRLRLTVSYAQVQLMQEGKLEPDEWTIPLDSGEVARVIRRAVSSEILLGPTATRQFSETWLAEVSPANVPVSQRIFGKWEHIPEGLQPYF
- a CDS encoding glycerol-3-phosphate dehydrogenase/oxidase; the protein is MQRSQYLQHLKDGSSYDLLVIGGGATGCGVALDAASRGLKVALVEKNDFAEGTSSRSTKLVHGGVRYLEMAVKKLDRVQYNLVKDGLRERYTLLKNAPHLSNRLALVTPLYRWIDVPYVFAGLKLYDILAGKRSVGHSCLLSRKEVLRRFPTVKAEGLKAGVLYYDGQFHDARMALSLALTAAQQGAVIANHVAVKDLIKDGSKICGVQLCDSLTGKTWQVRAKGVINATGPFTDQIRRLDNPQVPKILSASSGIHIILDKRFAPPDTGLMIPQTEDGRVLFVLPWEDHALVGTTDEPAEISEHPKPLEAEIAYLLRHVTRYFNLSVERSDVKAVWSGLRPLVSDPQAVDTARLARDHILDLSPTGLLTIAGGKWTTYRKMAEDTVDHALKNFQLSPAIPACQTEGLAIIGGATYAEKGDLELSRKYGFDTDVAAYLNRTYGDQAEHIAILAKEDGGRRLVENHPVLEAEVLYAVRHEMAERVIDVLARRMPLALLDTQAARTAAPRVMEIMQTELGWDERRCKEEELLTEIRLTEAL
- the glpK gene encoding glycerol kinase GlpK, encoding MREGHILAIDQGTTSSRAMIFDQSGHCVARAQQEFRQIYPRDGWVEHDPEEIWKSVLAVCRDALQQAERIGIQVIGIGITTQRETTIIWERKTGKPLYNAIVWQDRRTAEYCAELKRSGHEAKVAKKTGLLLDPYFSGTKLNWILGHVEGARAKAEKGDLAFGTIDSFLLWRLTGGKVHATDATNASRTLLFNIHEQKWDESLLELFNIPAALLPEVKDCVADYGTTDARVFGRAIPIGGIAGDQQAAAIGQACIEPGMIKSTYGTGCFVLMNTGEKAFRSQNRLLTTVAYRIAGKTSYAIEGSIFVAGAAIQWLRDGLELIGSAGEVEGLAQGLESNRGVYLVPAFTGLGAPHWDPDARGAIFGLTRDTGIAEIARATLESVGYQTYDLMEAMKRDSQTGSLSLRVDGGMVTNNWFLQFLANILDISVERPRVIETTALGAAYLAGVQFGLFTSLADIKKHWQGDALFTPRLAPSARKELLRGWEKAISRVLEAEN
- a CDS encoding SDR family NAD(P)-dependent oxidoreductase, whose translation is MSEQNFDLFRAELSGKVVLVTGGGSGIGAAIAEAFWRQGARVAIHYHHSDKQDISALAQRICAAGGEALSLQADFGSSPEVTATVAKAIAHFGRLDILVNNAGSMIARRTLEEVDDDFIEQVFALNARSVVTACRAALPIFTLQGAGCIINVSSISARTGGSPGSSIYSASKAFVSTLTRSLARELAERNIRVNAISPGTIDTAFHELFSNREKLEKTRVGIPLQRLGEPNDCAGTALYLACPSLSGYVTGQVIEINGGQLMA
- a CDS encoding SIS domain-containing protein translates to MLTSTSYMAQEARTAPQMLRAEAARWQREATRIRQLVADRPRVVLIGRGSSGNVCTFAAYLFTLQTGHQPVEFRPWLTTQPLPDADWSDAVVYAFSYSGRSTDVAASAEWLKKRGALVVAISEADAADAYVLKSAQHVLRLGCGPELAVPATKSVIAQFFIAAALAGYEIEVAAAQLADCMLSIDAAGVPTKLAEFLTGARTVTWLARGPSVAGALDAALKLQESVGIPAFAYSTAEYLHGPIAVASPQDRVVLFTAADEPMDSQEAVTTALLARSVPSLCLGCEQTPAAHLQMPFPEVRWARTPLLAYISQLTCVALAEHYGINPDEHPALRKVTETH
- a CDS encoding PIG-L deacetylase family protein — protein: MKTLPLLERFDWSEFERVVILSPHLDDAALSCGGLLHALRDRVSTLVVSVSCATPRVLTSKGNSKISHRRGYVSSQTRRREDIAAMHSVDTDFVHLGFADGIYRRSPLTGKLIYLSARERWISPRIEDLAHSEELYLVLRRLCLNLGKILLLSPLGIGHHVDHQICAQVAVRLAAAGAILLFYEDFPYVADTRIGRGDQDSPLQALARLQRSPAGHYAVPVDVEEKLAVLRHYPSQIPALFGDDVGMRARILGHQHNNVPSEFYWRAKALETTPSKEK
- a CDS encoding carbohydrate kinase family protein, whose protein sequence is MTERETDLVVVGMAYFEVFVPPHQRPPAGEELFVDGIQLALGGALNSATVAAALGLQVCLCVPLGQGIVDQAVVLLAKRLGIRLEPLAASDNPAISLVFSNSSDRSFVSTSEFEVLTKVKQLPKSRWIHVPGLEEADRLEEPLAQARRDGARISVSGSWSPGRLDQLARRNSPAWDLLVLNEKEALRACSDVATAPQRLAGAADSVLVTLAANGVCGGLEGTAIQNRAVKTLVLDPTGAGDAFCGGVIAGLLRGATPKAAVELGTDAAARILKQTGGLITDPSIMADLSEGTLCKP